In Candidatus Rokuibacteriota bacterium, the genomic stretch AGGTGCGCAGGGCGGAATGGCCGAGGTACCCGGAGTAGTTGATGCCCTTGGGCAGGGCCTCGACGGTGTCGAGGAACTCGGCGAACGTGGTCCACGTCCAGTCGATGCCCGCCTCCATCGCCTCCGCGGAGATGTCCTCGGCGCGCTGGAGGTTGCGGATGACCAGGTTGCGGTCGGCCTTGGCGCAGGGGGCGAGGGTGAAGCCGCAGTTGCCCATGACCACGCTGGTGATCCCGTGCCAGCAGGAGGAGGTGCCGAGCGGGTCCCAGAAGACCTGGGCGTCCATGTGCGTGTGCCCGTCCACGAAGCCGGGCGACACGACCTGGCCCTCGGCGTCGATGATCTCGCGCGCCGACTCCCGGATGCGGCCGATGCTGGCGATGCGGCCGCCCTTCACGCCGACGTCGGCGCGGTACCGGGGCAGTCCGGAGCCGTCCACCACCCAGCCGTTCTTGATTACGAGGTCATAGGACATGAACCGCTCCTCCCTGGTCAGGACCTTGGAGACAGGACCTTGGGGCACCGCGCTCGTTAAAGTTGGCCTATGGTACTCCACGTTCTGGCGTACTCAAGCGGTTAGGAATCAGCTTTGACATCGCCCCGGGGCGTGCCTAGACTCCTTGAGCGCCAATATGGACCCAATATGGATATAGGCGTCTTCGACCATCTCGACCGGCGGGACGTGCCGCTCGCCGAGTTCTACGAGAGCCGGCTGCGCCTGCTCGAGACGTACGACGCGGCCGGCTTCTACTCCTACCACTTGGCCGAGCACCACGCGACTCCACTGGGGCTGGCGCCCTCTCCGGGCATCTTCCTCGCGGCCGCCACCCAGCGCACTCGGCGCATCCGTCTCGGTCCCTGCGTGTACTGCCTGCCGCTCTACGACCCGCTCCGGCTGATCGAAGAAGTCTGCATGCTGGACCAGCTCTCGCGGGGGCGCTTCGACTTCGGCGTGGGACGCGGGATCGTTCCCTACGAGATGGCGTACTTCAATCTGCACCACCTCGAGACCGAGGAGATCTACCAGGAGGCGCTCGAGGTCATCCTGCAGGGGCTTCAGAGCGAGGTGCTCGACCACCGCGGGCCGCGCTACACCTACCGGAAGGTGCCCATGGTCCTCCGGCCGTTCCAGCAGCCGCACCCGCCGCTCTGGTACGGCCTGAGCCACGCTGCCGGCGCGGAGTGGGCGGCGACCAACCGCGTCCACGTCCTCACCAACGGCCCGAGCGAGGTGTCGGCGCCGCTCTTCGAGCGCTACCGAGAGGTCTGGGAGCGCAAGCACGGCGGCGCAGGCATGCCCAAGCTCGGCATCTCGCGCCACATCGTCGTCGCGCCCACCGACGCGCAGGCCGAGGCGCTGGTGCGGCCGAGCTACGCCGCGTGGTACGCGAACCTGACCAAGCTCTGGCGCGACTTCGGCTCCGTCCCCATCCGCTTCGCCCGGGACTTCGACGAGGCGCGCCAGCGTGGCGTCGCCATCGCGGGCACCCCCGCGCGGGTACGCGAGGAGATCGAGCGCCAGGTCGCCGCGAGCCGCTGCACCTACTTCGTCTGCCGGCTGATGTTCGGCGTGATGAGCGAGACGGAGGCCGCGGCGTCCATCGGCCTCTTCAGCACCGAGGTCATGCCGCATCTCACCGCGCTATGTCCGCCTGGAGGTGGAGCGTGACGGCAAAAGCGTCTGTCCTCGAGTTCGGCATGGGCGTGGACGTTCACGGTCGGGACGCCACGAAGGCCGCCTGCCGCGCGGTATCGGACGCGATCCGGCATTCGAGCCTGCCGCTGCTCCAGGAGGTGCGGGAGCGCGGCGGGAAGATGCTGGTCGACGTCACCGTTGCGGTTCCCGACCCGGGGTCCGTCAATATCGATATAGTCCGGCGCGAGCTTCCTCACGGCGAGGTGACGGTCCGCGCGGTCAGCGGAGGCTTGAGCGTGCCCGGCGCGGACACGATCATCGCGTGCGCGGCCATCACCGTCAGCATCGAGTACCCGGAGGCGTCACATGGAGTTCGAGCCGAGACGCTCCCTGCGAGCCGCAGGCGAGGCGAGCGGCGAGGGGAGGGCTGAGTTATGACCACCGGCATCGGTCTCAAGCGCTTGCAGCACCTCGTGCTGTGGGTCTCCGACGTCGATCGGAGCGTTCGGTTCTATCACGACGTCCTGGGCTTCGAGGTGAAGCGGCGGTATCCCAACGCGGCCTTCCTGAGGATTCCCGGCAGCGCCGACGACCACAACCTGGGTCTCTTCGAGCAGCCGGGGATCCCGAGACCCGACGAGCACACGGCACGCATGTACCATTCGGCGTGGGAGGTCGGGGAGATCACCGATCTGGTCCGGGCGCGGCTGGGGCTCGCCGAGGCGGGCGCGCTGGTCGGTTCGTCGGATCACGGCGTGAGCCTGTCGCTGTACGCCAAGGACCCTGACGGCCTCGAGTTCGAGATCTTCTGGACGGTGCCGGGAGGCACTTCTGTCGGGACCAGGGCGCTGGACCTCGAAGCCGAGGTCGCCCGGTGGACTACGCAGGGCGTCTGACCATACTGTTTGATCATATTGGGGAGGCGAGCATGCTGGCGATCTGGGTGAAGGCGCGCATCAAGCCGGGGGAGCGGCAGCGCTTCCTGAAGGCGATCGAAGTGGACGCGCTCGGCTCCGAGGGGGACGAGCCCGGGTGTCTCCGCTTCAACGTCCTCCAGGACGTGAAGGACCCGAACGTCTACTACTTCTACGAGGTCTACAAAGACGAGGCCGCGCTCGAAGCCCATCGCGCCACGCCGCACTACGCCATCTGGAAGGCCGTCGCCGACACGCTGGACGGGCCGACCGAGCCGACCCGCTGCCAGACCGTGTTCCCGGCGGCGCGCGCGTACTGGGGCAAGTAAGAGCGATGGGCAAGGTCGTCTACGCGGCGGCGATGTCGCACGTGCTCTATCCCGACTACTACGGCAAGAACGTGGGTCCCCACGGGCGCCGGATGGTCGAGGAGCTGATCGCCGACGACCACCTGAACGTCTTCTCCTTCGACGCGATCCCGGCCAGTCGCATCGACCTCGCCGCACTCGAGTGGGCGCTCCCATGAGCCGTTACGAGGTCAACGTCCTCCTCTACCGCCTCAAGAAGGACCCGGCCTTCCGCGCCCGCTTCCGCGACGACGCCGCGGGGGCGCTGACCGCCGCCGAGCTAAGTGACGAGGAGCGGGAGGCGTTCGTCCGCTGGCACTCGCGGCGGCTGAACGAGCTGGGCGGCTCGCTCCACCTGCTGATCTCCATCCCAGGTCTCGGCGGCCACTAAGCGCAGCAGGAATAAAGTTGCCCGGTGGACGGCGACGCGAGCCCGTCCACCGGGCAGATGTGCGGCAGGCCTCCAGCCTGGGCGCGTCCCAGCGAATGGCCGGGACCTTGGTACAGCTTTACGGCTCAGCGGGCATCGCCCGATGACCAAACCCTGACGACTCCCACCATGCCCATTCGACGCCGCCATCGTGCTTTCGGTCAATGAGCCGCATGCGCCAATTCACTGAAGCATTCGGCTCCCTGGCTCGGGAACTGCCGGTCGCGCCGGGCTGAGGCGCGGCTTCCTCAACTGTGGCCTCGGGGCATCATCGCGTTGCCGTTCCGTTCGCCAGGGGCCGAGCAACCCCGCGATGTTCCATCGTTCCTTTTGCCGTTGCCGCGGCATCCCGCTTGCATTTCATGCTCGCGGGAGGTGAGGCTCATGGACTGGCCGATCGCTTCTCCAGGGTGGGATGTCCAGGTGGCGTGGGTGGATAGGCCGAGCATGCTTGGATGGGGTGTGTTGATCTGGGCCGGGGTTGCCGCCGCCCTCGCGGTGCTGCTGCTGCCGATCGCCACCCGGGCCGTGCGCCGTCGGCGCTTCTGGTGCGCCCAGGCTCAGCGGGAGGTGGAGGTGGAGTTCGAAGAGCACGGGCTGATCGGTTTTCGGCGGGCCGTGGCCGTGCGGAGCTGCAGCGTGTTCGACCCGCCGACGCACGTGTACTGCCGGCGCTCCTGCCTCGATCAAGACGCGAGAGCGCGGCTGCCGATGGCACTGGCTCGCCCGTGGAGAAGGCCATGATCGCGCAACGCTTCGACCGCAGACCGGTAGACCAGCTGGACCCCGAGAACTGGTGGGACGACAGCGACGGCGAGATCCTCGACTGCCTGAGGGAGCACGGCTCCGCGACCGTGAACGAGCTCAGCGAGGAACTGGGCCTCTCCGAGGGGGCGACGACCGCCTTCCTCGCCATGCTCGCCCGCGAAGGCCGGGTGAGGATCGTCCAGGTCGAGCTGGTGGCCTGACGTCCCGCGCCTGACCCGCCGGCGTCTCCGCCGCGCGGCTACGGCGCCTCGACGACGCGGGAGGTGAGCAGGGCCGCGATCCGCTCCTCGTCATAGCCCAGGAGATGCGCGAGCACGTCGCGGGTATGCTGGCCCACGCGATGCGGGGCGGGGCCCTGCGGGTGGACCGGCTTGCCGTCGAGGTGGTAGGGACTGGCCGTCACGCGCACGTCCCCGCGGGCCGGATGCGACAGCGCCGGGAAGAACTTGCGCTCGGCCAGCTGCGGCGCCGCGATGACCTCGGCCGGGCGCAGGACCGGCGCGCAGGGCAGCCGCGCCTTGGTGAGCACGTCGATCGCCGCGTCCACGCTCGCAAAGTCGTCGAGCCACCGGCCGATTACCTCGCGGAGCGCGCGCCAATTCGTCCGCCGCGCATCCGCCGTCGCAAAACGCGCATCGTTCGCCAGCTCCG encodes the following:
- a CDS encoding LLM class flavin-dependent oxidoreductase, translated to MDIGVFDHLDRRDVPLAEFYESRLRLLETYDAAGFYSYHLAEHHATPLGLAPSPGIFLAAATQRTRRIRLGPCVYCLPLYDPLRLIEEVCMLDQLSRGRFDFGVGRGIVPYEMAYFNLHHLETEEIYQEALEVILQGLQSEVLDHRGPRYTYRKVPMVLRPFQQPHPPLWYGLSHAAGAEWAATNRVHVLTNGPSEVSAPLFERYREVWERKHGGAGMPKLGISRHIVVAPTDAQAEALVRPSYAAWYANLTKLWRDFGSVPIRFARDFDEARQRGVAIAGTPARVREEIERQVAASRCTYFVCRLMFGVMSETEAAASIGLFSTEVMPHLTALCPPGGGA
- a CDS encoding Lin0512 family protein: MSAWRWSVTAKASVLEFGMGVDVHGRDATKAACRAVSDAIRHSSLPLLQEVRERGGKMLVDVTVAVPDPGSVNIDIVRRELPHGEVTVRAVSGGLSVPGADTIIACAAITVSIEYPEASHGVRAETLPASRRRGERRGEG
- a CDS encoding VOC family protein, translated to MTTGIGLKRLQHLVLWVSDVDRSVRFYHDVLGFEVKRRYPNAAFLRIPGSADDHNLGLFEQPGIPRPDEHTARMYHSAWEVGEITDLVRARLGLAEAGALVGSSDHGVSLSLYAKDPDGLEFEIFWTVPGGTSVGTRALDLEAEVARWTTQGV
- a CDS encoding putative quinol monooxygenase, giving the protein MLAIWVKARIKPGERQRFLKAIEVDALGSEGDEPGCLRFNVLQDVKDPNVYYFYEVYKDEAALEAHRATPHYAIWKAVADTLDGPTEPTRCQTVFPAARAYWGK
- a CDS encoding Os1348 family NHLP clan protein — encoded protein: MSRYEVNVLLYRLKKDPAFRARFRDDAAGALTAAELSDEEREAFVRWHSRRLNELGGSLHLLISIPGLGGH
- a CDS encoding winged helix-turn-helix domain-containing protein is translated as MIAQRFDRRPVDQLDPENWWDDSDGEILDCLREHGSATVNELSEELGLSEGATTAFLAMLAREGRVRIVQVELVA